Proteins found in one Siniperca chuatsi isolate FFG_IHB_CAS linkage group LG22, ASM2008510v1, whole genome shotgun sequence genomic segment:
- the LOC122870605 gene encoding signaling lymphocytic activation molecule-like, producing MIGGCSRCLSCFFTCSALLLFGVSLHEVEASSCQRVIHKIVGDTVEFSSCLPTGKVNLARWKYGTSIIADKDNVVPERQFTDRLNLNPTNFSLTVRGLTLRDSGDFSFISEVNDKQRDTVTITLQVHEPITEPPVLSGNSTWRTSTNSCTVLLECSATSDSSVTYNWTVRNQTISGSSLQYSIRPQDGDTKITCTIYNFVSEKSASKIVKCSNNKQEIMSMSLNIVQLIIGPVIGLLLMILLLLSLLCYTKSKDQCCNRPTQSQTVNQDETQQHVYSSLLHGDGSVYETMRGSGDARTGGPANQYSNVTSEGCVYE from the exons ATGATTGGTGGTTGTTCTCGATGCTTGAGCTGCTTCTTTACGTGCagtgctctgctgctgtttggggTCTCCCTCCATG AAGTGGAGGCTTCCAGTTGTCAGCGTGTCATCCATAAAATAGTTGGAGACACGGTGGAGTTTTCATCATGTTTACCAACTGGAAAGGTCAACTTGGCAAGATGGAAATATGGAACGTCAATAATTGCAGACAAAGATAATGTTGTTCCTGAAAGACAGTTCACGGACAGATTAAACCTAAACCCCACAAACTTTAGTTTAACAGTGAGAGGGCTGACTCTCCGAGATTCTGgagatttcagttttatctcAGAGGTGAATGACAAACAAAGGGACACAGTCACCATCACCCTGCAAGTTCATG AGCCCATAACTGAACCTCCTGTCCTGTCTGGCAATTCTACCTGGCGCACCTCGACCAACTCATGCACAGTTTTGCTGGAGTGCAGTGCAACCTCTGACAGCAGTGTCACCTACAACTGGACTGTGAGGAACCAAACCATAAGTGGCTCCAGTCTGCAATACAGCATCAGGCCACAGGATGGAGACACCAAAATCACCTGCACAATTTACAATTTTGTCAGTGAGAAGTCAGCATCCAAAATAGTGAAGTGCAGCAACAATAAACAAGAAATAA tGTCCATGTCCTTGAATATTGTACAGTTGATTATTGGGCCAGTTATTGGACTTTTACTGATGATTCTACTGCTGCTCTCACTGCTTTGCTACACGAAGTCAAAGG atCAATGTTGTAACAG GCCCACCCAGTCTCAAACGGTCAACCAAGATGAAACTCAACAGCATGTGTACTCCTCTCTTCTCCATG GTGATGGTTCTGTCTATGAAACAATGAGGGGCTCTGGAGATGCTAGAACAG GTGGACCAGCAAATCAGTACAGTAATGTAACAA GTGAAGGTTGTGTCTATGAATAA